In the Pseudomonas sp. ADAK2 genome, one interval contains:
- a CDS encoding YhdP family protein, with product MDRLTRILAALTRWGLGLCALALVLMALYVSLGRELAPLVAEYRTDIESKGTDALGMPLQIGKLEGSWSGFAPILLAHDVMVGAGTNALRLDNVRAVPDLWASLLAREVRIAHLELNGLKVSLKEGADGQWALEGLPVQQDQPMDPAQLLNRMQMVEQLSVLDSQITLQPLDHAPLTLTYVGLNLQTGASRQRLDARLTLPDGQPVAMSLRTRVRANAWKDGEAQAYLSLPQSDWSKWLPGRLTRQWNFSEIKAGGELWLSWGKGAVQSAAIRLNAPQLKGAYAERKPIQINNFALNGYFQRSDEGALVTLDSLSMNFGDTRWETHLQLKQSVATDKTDELWHLQADRLDLTPLTPLLNALGPLPEGVATAVEKLKVTGALRNVLMDFRPNATDDSKFGFAANLERVGFDAYHGAPAARNVSGSISGDLGHGELRMDSKDFSLHLDPIFAKPWQYIQANARLTWKLDKDGFTLVAPYLKVLGEEGKIAGDFLIRLHFDRTQEDYMDLRVGLVDGDGKYTAKYLPTVLSPALDEWLRTAILKGAVDEGFFQYQGSLNHGAADTARSISLFFKVHDAELAFQPGWPHVSKVSGDVFIEDSGVRILASKGQLLDTQVSDIYVNIPHVPAGQNVHLFLDGGFAGGLGDGLKILQQAPIGTADTFAGWEGEGDLQGKLKLDIPLAKGELPKILVDFKTAKARLKLAEPTLELTQLKGDFRFDSTKGLSGQNITARAFDKPVSAQIFADGSPGKLNTRVAASGQVEVKKLTDWLNVTQPLPVSGVVPYQLQLSLNGADSQLVVSSNLKGVAIDLPAPFGMAADVGRDTVFRMSLQGPERRYGVTYGDLANFTFAAPPGNFADGRGELFLGNGTAVLPNAKGLRISGVLSELDVGPWKELADKYAGQDPGGSAKQLLSGADFKVGKLSGIGPTLDQVSVQLNRKPSAWALQLDSQQARGSATIPDAKAAPIAINLQYVRLPAPDPTVLADENSPDPLVGVDPTKIPALDITINQLFQGNDLVGAWSLKVRPTAKGIALNTLDMGLKGILLQGSGGWEGTPGATNSWYKGRISGKNLADVLKGWGFAPSVTSEEFHMDVDGRWPGSPAWLATKRFSGSLDASLNKGQFVEVEGSAQALRVFGLLNFNSIGRRLRLDFSDLFGKGLSYDRVKGLLVASNGVYVTREPILLTGPSSNLELNGTLDLVGDQVDAKLLVTLPLTNNLPIAALIVGAPAIGGALFLIDKLIGDRVARFASVKYTVKGPWKEPKITLDKPF from the coding sequence ATGGACCGTCTGACACGCATTTTGGCCGCACTGACCCGCTGGGGACTGGGCCTGTGTGCGTTGGCTCTGGTGCTGATGGCGTTGTACGTCAGCCTCGGCCGGGAGCTGGCGCCGCTGGTGGCCGAATACCGCACCGACATCGAGAGCAAAGGCACTGATGCGCTGGGCATGCCGCTGCAAATCGGCAAGCTGGAAGGCAGCTGGAGCGGTTTTGCGCCGATCCTGCTGGCGCATGACGTAATGGTCGGCGCGGGCACCAATGCCCTGCGCCTGGATAACGTGCGTGCGGTTCCGGATCTCTGGGCCAGCCTGTTGGCTCGCGAAGTGCGCATTGCACATCTGGAACTCAATGGCCTGAAGGTCAGCCTCAAGGAAGGCGCGGACGGCCAGTGGGCGCTGGAAGGTTTGCCGGTGCAGCAAGACCAGCCGATGGATCCTGCACAGTTGCTCAATCGCATGCAGATGGTCGAACAGCTGTCGGTGCTCGACAGCCAGATCACCTTGCAGCCGCTGGACCATGCGCCGCTGACCTTGACTTACGTCGGCTTGAATCTGCAAACCGGTGCCTCCCGCCAGCGACTCGACGCGCGCCTGACCCTGCCCGATGGCCAGCCTGTGGCCATGAGCCTGCGCACCCGTGTGCGCGCCAATGCATGGAAGGATGGCGAGGCGCAGGCTTACCTGAGCCTGCCGCAAAGCGACTGGTCGAAATGGTTGCCCGGGCGCCTGACCCGGCAGTGGAATTTCTCCGAGATCAAGGCGGGCGGCGAGCTCTGGCTGAGCTGGGGGAAAGGCGCTGTGCAAAGCGCAGCAATTCGCCTCAATGCCCCGCAATTGAAGGGCGCCTACGCCGAGCGCAAGCCAATCCAGATCAACAATTTTGCCCTCAACGGCTACTTCCAGCGCAGTGACGAAGGCGCCTTGGTGACCCTTGATTCCTTGTCGATGAACTTTGGCGACACGCGCTGGGAAACTCATCTGCAACTCAAGCAAAGCGTTGCCACGGACAAGACCGATGAGCTCTGGCACCTGCAAGCCGACCGTCTCGACCTGACCCCGCTGACGCCGCTGCTCAATGCGCTGGGGCCGTTGCCGGAAGGCGTGGCCACCGCCGTCGAGAAGCTCAAGGTCACCGGTGCCCTGCGTAACGTATTGATGGATTTTCGGCCCAACGCCACCGACGACAGCAAATTCGGTTTCGCCGCCAACCTGGAGCGTGTCGGCTTCGATGCCTATCACGGCGCACCGGCGGCGCGAAATGTCAGCGGCAGCATCAGCGGTGACCTCGGTCACGGCGAGCTGCGCATGGACAGCAAGGATTTTTCCCTGCACCTGGACCCGATTTTCGCCAAGCCATGGCAATACATCCAGGCCAATGCCCGGCTGACCTGGAAACTCGATAAAGACGGCTTCACCCTCGTCGCGCCGTACCTGAAAGTGCTGGGCGAAGAGGGCAAGATTGCCGGTGACTTCCTGATCCGCCTGCATTTCGACCGCACCCAGGAAGACTACATGGACCTGCGGGTCGGCCTGGTGGACGGCGACGGCAAATACACCGCCAAGTACCTGCCAACGGTGCTCAGCCCGGCGCTGGACGAATGGCTGCGCACGGCGATCCTCAAAGGCGCGGTGGACGAAGGTTTCTTCCAGTACCAGGGTTCGCTGAACCATGGCGCCGCCGATACCGCCCGCAGCATCAGCCTGTTTTTCAAGGTGCATGACGCCGAACTGGCGTTCCAGCCGGGCTGGCCGCATGTCAGCAAGGTCAGTGGCGACGTGTTCATCGAAGACAGCGGCGTGCGGATTCTGGCCAGCAAGGGGCAGTTGCTCGACACCCAGGTCAGCGATATTTACGTCAATATCCCCCATGTGCCGGCCGGGCAAAACGTCCACCTGTTCCTCGACGGCGGGTTTGCCGGCGGCTTGGGCGATGGCCTGAAGATTCTCCAGCAAGCCCCGATCGGTACCGCCGACACCTTCGCCGGTTGGGAAGGCGAGGGCGACCTGCAGGGCAAGCTCAAACTGGATATCCCGTTGGCCAAGGGCGAACTGCCGAAAATCCTGGTCGATTTCAAGACCGCCAAGGCACGGCTGAAACTGGCCGAGCCGACCCTGGAACTGACGCAGCTCAAGGGCGATTTCCGTTTCGACAGCACCAAGGGCTTGAGCGGACAGAACATCACCGCACGGGCGTTCGACAAACCGGTGAGCGCGCAGATATTTGCCGATGGCAGCCCGGGCAAGCTCAACACCCGGGTCGCGGCGTCCGGCCAGGTCGAGGTGAAGAAACTCACCGACTGGCTGAACGTGACCCAGCCGTTGCCCGTGTCCGGTGTCGTTCCTTACCAGTTGCAACTGAGCCTCAATGGCGCCGACAGCCAACTGGTCGTCAGTTCCAATCTCAAAGGCGTCGCCATCGATTTGCCGGCGCCGTTCGGCATGGCCGCCGATGTGGGCCGTGACACGGTGTTCCGCATGTCCCTGCAAGGGCCGGAGCGGCGTTACGGTGTCACTTATGGCGACCTGGCGAATTTCACCTTTGCGGCACCGCCCGGTAATTTTGCCGACGGTCGCGGAGAATTGTTCCTCGGCAACGGCACCGCCGTGTTGCCGAACGCCAAGGGTCTGCGCATCAGCGGCGTGCTGTCGGAGCTGGATGTCGGTCCGTGGAAGGAGCTGGCGGACAAGTACGCCGGCCAGGACCCGGGCGGCAGCGCCAAGCAGTTGCTCAGCGGCGCGGACTTCAAGGTCGGCAAGCTCAGTGGCATCGGGCCGACGCTCGATCAGGTGTCGGTGCAGTTGAACCGCAAACCGTCGGCCTGGGCCTTGCAGCTCGACAGTCAGCAGGCCAGGGGCAGCGCGACGATCCCCGATGCGAAAGCCGCGCCGATAGCGATCAATCTGCAATACGTGCGGTTGCCGGCGCCGGATCCGACCGTGCTGGCCGACGAAAACTCGCCGGACCCGTTGGTCGGCGTGGATCCGACCAAGATCCCGGCGCTGGATATCACCATCAATCAGCTGTTCCAGGGCAATGACCTGGTCGGCGCCTGGTCGCTGAAAGTCCGCCCGACCGCCAAGGGCATCGCCCTCAATACGCTGGACATGGGCCTCAAGGGCATCCTGTTGCAAGGCAGCGGTGGTTGGGAAGGCACGCCGGGCGCGACTAACAGTTGGTACAAGGGCCGGATCAGCGGCAAGAACCTGGCCGATGTGCTCAAGGGCTGGGGCTTTGCGCCGAGCGTCACCAGTGAAGAGTTTCATATGGATGTCGACGGTCGCTGGCCCGGCTCGCCGGCGTGGCTGGCCACCAAGCGTTTCTCCGGCAGCCTCGATGCTTCGCTGAATAAAGGCCAGTTTGTCGAAGTCGAGGGCAGCGCCCAGGCGTTGCGGGTGTTTGGCCTGCTCAACTTCAACTCCATCGGCCGTCGCCTGCGCCTGGACTTCTCCGACCTGTTCGGCAAAGGCTTGAGCTACGACCGGGTCAAAGGCCTGCTGGTGGCCAGCAACGGCGTTTACGTAACCCGCGAGCCGATCCTGTTGACCGGCCCGTCGAGCAATCTGGAGCTCAACGGCACCCTCGATTTGGTCGGCGATCAGGTCGATGCCAAGTTGCTGGTGACTTTGCCTCTGACCAACAACCTGCCGATTGCCGCGTTGATTGTCGGCGCACCCGCCATTGGTGGTGCGCTGTTCCTGATCGACAAACTGATTGGCGACCGTGTGGCGCGTTTCGCCAGCGTCAAGTACACCGTCAAGGGGCCATGGAAAGAGCCGAAGATCACCCTGGACAAGCCTTTTTGA
- the rng gene encoding ribonuclease G, whose product MSEEILINITPMESRVAVVENGVLQEVHVERTQKRGIVGNIYKGKVVRVLPGMQAAFVDIGLDRAAFIHASEISLREGPAVESISSLVHEGQSLVVQVTKDPIGSKGARLTTQLSIPSRYLVYMPRTAHVGISLKIEDEAERERLKQVVTDCVAKEGIKEAGGFILRTAAEGAGADEILMDIRYLRRLWDQINAQIKTIGAPSVIYEDLGLALRTLRDLVSPKIEKIRIDSRETFQKTTQFVAELMPEIADRLEHYPGERPIFDLYGVEDEIQKALERKVPLKSGGYLVVDPAEAMSTIDVNTGAFVGHRNLEETIFKTNLEAATAIARQLRLRNLGGIIIIDFIDMEDEEHQRQVLRTLEKQLERDHAKTNIIGITELGLVQMTRKRTRESLEQVLCEPCSSCQGRGKLKTPETVCYEIFREILREARAYQAEGYRVLANQKVVDRLLDEESGNVAELEGFIGRTIRFQVETMYSQEQYDVVLL is encoded by the coding sequence ATGAGTGAAGAGATTCTGATCAACATCACGCCGATGGAATCGCGCGTGGCGGTGGTCGAAAACGGTGTTCTGCAAGAGGTTCATGTCGAACGCACGCAAAAGCGCGGGATCGTCGGCAACATCTATAAAGGCAAGGTCGTGCGGGTTCTGCCGGGCATGCAGGCGGCCTTCGTCGACATCGGCCTGGACCGCGCCGCCTTCATTCACGCCTCGGAAATCTCCCTGCGCGAAGGCCCGGCGGTAGAAAGCATCAGCAGCCTGGTGCACGAAGGCCAGAGCCTGGTGGTGCAAGTCACCAAGGACCCGATCGGTTCCAAGGGCGCGCGCCTGACCACGCAACTGTCGATCCCGTCGCGCTATCTGGTGTACATGCCGCGCACGGCCCACGTCGGCATTTCCCTGAAGATCGAAGACGAAGCCGAGCGCGAACGCCTCAAGCAAGTGGTCACCGATTGCGTGGCCAAAGAAGGTATCAAGGAAGCCGGCGGTTTCATCCTGCGCACTGCTGCCGAAGGCGCTGGCGCCGATGAAATCCTCATGGACATCCGCTACCTGCGCCGGCTGTGGGACCAGATCAACGCCCAGATCAAAACCATCGGCGCCCCGAGCGTGATCTACGAAGACCTCGGCCTGGCGCTGCGCACCTTGCGTGACCTGGTGAGCCCGAAGATCGAAAAGATCCGGATCGACTCCCGGGAAACCTTCCAGAAAACCACACAATTCGTCGCCGAACTGATGCCCGAGATTGCTGACCGGCTCGAGCATTATCCGGGCGAGCGGCCGATTTTCGATTTGTACGGCGTCGAAGACGAAATCCAGAAAGCCCTGGAACGCAAAGTGCCGCTCAAGTCCGGCGGCTATCTGGTGGTCGACCCGGCGGAAGCCATGAGCACCATCGACGTCAACACCGGGGCGTTCGTCGGCCATCGCAATCTCGAAGAAACCATCTTCAAGACCAACCTCGAAGCGGCCACCGCCATCGCTCGCCAACTGCGCCTGCGCAACCTCGGCGGGATCATCATCATCGACTTCATCGACATGGAAGATGAAGAGCACCAGCGCCAGGTGCTGCGCACGCTCGAGAAGCAACTGGAGCGCGATCACGCCAAGACCAACATCATCGGCATCACCGAGTTGGGCCTGGTGCAGATGACCCGCAAGCGCACCCGCGAAAGCCTCGAACAGGTGTTGTGCGAACCGTGCAGCAGTTGCCAGGGCCGCGGCAAACTGAAGACACCGGAAACGGTCTGCTACGAAATTTTCCGCGAAATCCTGCGCGAAGCCCGCGCCTATCAGGCCGAAGGCTATCGTGTATTGGCGAATCAAAAAGTGGTGGATCGCTTGCTCGATGAAGAGTCGGGCAACGTCGCCGAGCTGGAAGGGTTTATCGGCCGCACCATTCGGTTCCAGGTCGAAACCATGTATTCCCAGGAACAATACGACGTGGTGCTGCTCTGA
- a CDS encoding Maf family protein, with translation MKLLYLASGSPRRRELLTQIGVPFSAISADIDETPLSHETPSAYVERLARGKAEAGRRTVVSDAAFCVLGADTAVVLDGKILGKPVDEADACAMLMMLAGHEHEVLTAIAVLDGERCESRVVRSLVRFRDISREEAAAYWASGEPRDKAGGYGIQGLGAVFVAGLDGSYSAVVGLPLCETAELLGHFGIPCWQTLNAR, from the coding sequence ATGAAATTGCTTTACCTCGCCTCAGGCTCGCCGCGTCGGCGTGAACTGCTCACGCAGATCGGCGTGCCGTTCTCCGCCATCAGCGCGGACATCGATGAAACCCCTTTAAGTCACGAAACCCCATCGGCCTATGTCGAGCGCCTGGCGCGCGGCAAGGCCGAGGCCGGGCGGCGCACGGTCGTGTCCGATGCGGCGTTCTGCGTATTGGGCGCGGACACCGCCGTGGTACTGGACGGGAAAATTCTCGGCAAGCCGGTGGACGAAGCCGATGCTTGCGCCATGCTTATGATGTTGGCGGGGCATGAACACGAAGTGCTGACGGCGATTGCCGTGCTCGATGGTGAGCGTTGCGAATCCCGGGTAGTGCGCAGCCTTGTGCGGTTTCGCGACATCAGCCGCGAGGAAGCAGCGGCCTACTGGGCCAGCGGCGAACCCCGGGACAAGGCGGGAGGCTATGGCATTCAAGGACTGGGCGCGGTGTTTGTCGCCGGGCTCGATGGCAGCTATTCGGCGGTGGTCGGATTGCCGTTGTGCGAAACCGCAGAACTCCTCGGCCATTTCGGCATACCCTGTTGGCAAACCCTAAACGCGCGCTAA